A genomic window from Cryobacterium sp. SO2 includes:
- a CDS encoding M23 family metallopeptidase has translation MPDQRPAPVGPVVPVTPEDEAPSLAASRAASALAAAETTHADAQAAYDAARLDLSATLADHDAALTRVDEVRALADAAVVTADASTKTLAALVRAMVQQSSDTTAFDALLGAQGEGDLLARLGSVDRLASLTGNISEIRDRVELDTARSNALQADFAAAQEAAAAFPVAAKQEALAAAELTLSQATAALAAAAENARIALAESAEASADRSAEATSQLAGVLGARLSNQGWATPAVGIINDGFGPRPDLPLPGVEPFHSGTDLGAACGTPIYAASAGTVIQTGQLGTYGNWILIDHGDGVNTGYAHIRDGATLVQAGDTVTAGQVIAGVGSTGASTGCHLHIEVRVDGTAIDPQPFFAAHGIDLGAG, from the coding sequence GTGCCGGATCAGCGGCCCGCACCGGTTGGCCCGGTAGTGCCCGTGACGCCGGAGGACGAGGCCCCGTCGCTGGCCGCGTCGAGGGCGGCATCCGCCCTCGCGGCGGCGGAGACCACTCACGCCGACGCCCAAGCTGCCTACGACGCCGCCAGACTCGACCTGTCGGCGACCCTGGCCGACCATGACGCCGCCCTCACCCGGGTCGACGAGGTACGTGCCCTCGCCGACGCCGCCGTGGTCACGGCAGACGCGTCGACCAAGACCCTGGCCGCCCTGGTGCGGGCGATGGTGCAACAGAGCTCGGACACGACCGCCTTCGACGCGCTCCTCGGGGCTCAGGGCGAGGGCGACCTGCTGGCCCGGCTAGGCAGCGTGGATCGGCTGGCCTCCCTCACCGGCAACATCAGTGAGATCCGTGACCGGGTCGAGCTGGACACCGCACGCTCGAATGCCCTGCAAGCCGACTTCGCCGCCGCCCAGGAAGCCGCGGCCGCCTTTCCCGTGGCCGCCAAACAGGAGGCGCTCGCAGCCGCCGAGCTCACACTGAGCCAGGCCACCGCAGCCCTCGCCGCCGCGGCCGAGAACGCCCGGATCGCACTGGCGGAGTCGGCGGAGGCATCCGCTGACCGCTCAGCGGAGGCGACCAGCCAACTGGCCGGGGTGCTAGGCGCACGGCTGAGCAATCAGGGTTGGGCCACGCCGGCGGTCGGCATCATCAACGACGGCTTCGGTCCCCGCCCCGACCTTCCTCTGCCCGGCGTCGAACCGTTCCATTCGGGCACCGACCTCGGCGCGGCCTGCGGCACGCCGATCTACGCCGCCAGCGCCGGAACCGTGATCCAGACCGGACAGCTGGGCACCTACGGCAACTGGATCCTGATCGACCACGGCGACGGTGTCAACACCGGCTACGCCCACATCCGCGACGGTGCCACGCTGGTACAGGCCGGTGACACGGTGACGGCCGGCCAAGTGATCGCCGGGGTGGGCAGCACCGGAGCGTCAACCGGCTGCCACCTGCACATCGAGGTGCGGGTGGACGGCACCGCGATCGACCCGCAACCGTTCTTCGCCGCACACGGGATCGACCTCGGCGCCGGCTGA
- a CDS encoding efflux RND transporter permease subunit, whose product MYFLSVLSMKNRALIALITIVAAIFGSLALTSLKQELIPSLQLPTLLISTSYPGASPEVVNDDVSTPIETAIQGIEGLETTSTTSSTNSSLVNATFTYGTDLVKAESKISQAINRIKTTLPADLDPQVISGSIDDFPVLSLAVSGGDADTVADQLTRSVLGDIRDVDGVRDAALVGDIGQRVTITPDAAKLAARGLSAASIRDALQQNGSLIPAGSITENDQTLSVQAGTKLGSAEDIAALPLIGNSTAAALPRAAATPVTIGDVASVAVVDNPVTSISRVDGEPALTISVTKVPAANTVDVSTAVRAILPQLEDAVPGTTMTVVFDQAPFIQESIDALTQEGILGLVFAVLVILVFLLSVRATLVTAISIPTSVLITFIGLQSVGYSLNILTLGALTIAIGRVVDDSIVVIENIKRHLVWGADRAETIVRAVREVAGAITASTITTVTVFLPISFVGGSTGELFRPFALTVTIALLASLLVALTIVPVLAYWFLRAPKPAAEVTAADMAPAEVPAVEETAGAAEALPAGSAAAAPTGTAPLTRNRHAAPDADGFDERDAREQPSRLQKGYLPIIRWTLKHYVATLTLAALVLVGTLALLPFMKVNFLGSTGQSTFQVTQELPVGTSLDAQDAASTAVEDSIRATDGVSIVQVSIGGGSAFAAFAGGGSSSSTVTYSVTTADSADADAVQAEVRDQLDGITDAGAITVSAGGGFGGSSDIEIEITAASGADLQTASDDILAAVGDLDSVTQVSSNLAASRPYIAVTIDRTAAAAAGLSELALGTLVSQAMQPSSIGSITIDEASLSVYLQSASSPASTAELAALPIPTLSGTVALDTLATVEQVDGPSTLTTTKGLRTATVAATPNSDDLGTATAQVTAALADTELPTGATASLGGVSADQTEAFQQLGIAMLVAILIVYIVMVATFRSLLQPLLLLVSVPFAATGAIALQVITGIPLGVASLIGVLMLIGIVVTNAIVLVDLVNQYRRRGQSVFDALMHGASRRLRPILMTALATIFALLPMAVGLTGHGGFISQPLALVVIGGLVSSTVLTLVVLPVLYLVVEGGRDRRRLRRAAR is encoded by the coding sequence GTGTATTTCCTCTCTGTCCTGAGCATGAAGAACCGGGCGCTCATCGCGCTCATCACCATCGTCGCGGCGATTTTCGGCAGCCTGGCGCTGACCAGCCTCAAGCAGGAGCTGATCCCGTCGCTGCAGCTGCCCACGCTGCTGATCTCCACGAGCTACCCCGGCGCGTCACCCGAGGTCGTCAACGACGATGTCTCCACCCCCATCGAGACCGCCATCCAGGGCATCGAGGGTCTGGAAACCACCTCGACCACGAGCAGCACCAACTCCTCACTGGTCAATGCCACGTTCACCTACGGCACCGACCTGGTCAAAGCCGAGTCCAAGATCAGCCAGGCGATCAACCGCATCAAGACCACCCTGCCGGCCGACCTCGACCCCCAGGTGATCAGCGGCAGCATCGACGACTTCCCCGTGCTGTCCCTGGCCGTGTCCGGTGGTGACGCCGACACCGTCGCCGATCAGCTCACCCGCAGCGTGCTCGGCGACATCCGAGACGTCGACGGCGTGCGCGACGCGGCCCTGGTCGGCGACATCGGCCAGCGCGTCACCATTACGCCGGATGCCGCGAAACTCGCCGCGCGCGGGCTCAGCGCGGCCTCCATCCGCGATGCCCTGCAGCAGAACGGGTCGCTCATCCCGGCCGGCTCGATCACCGAGAACGACCAGACCCTCTCGGTGCAGGCCGGCACCAAGCTCGGCTCCGCCGAAGACATCGCCGCCCTGCCCCTGATCGGCAACAGCACGGCCGCCGCTCTGCCGCGCGCGGCAGCCACGCCGGTCACGATCGGCGACGTCGCCTCGGTGGCCGTCGTCGACAACCCCGTCACGAGCATCTCCCGGGTGGACGGCGAGCCCGCCCTCACTATCTCGGTCACCAAGGTGCCCGCCGCCAACACCGTCGATGTCTCCACAGCGGTGCGCGCCATCCTGCCGCAGCTCGAGGACGCCGTGCCGGGCACCACCATGACCGTGGTCTTCGACCAGGCCCCGTTCATCCAGGAGTCCATCGACGCGCTCACCCAGGAAGGCATCCTCGGACTGGTCTTCGCGGTCCTGGTGATCCTGGTCTTCCTGCTGTCGGTGCGGGCCACCCTGGTGACCGCCATCTCCATTCCCACCTCGGTGCTCATCACCTTCATCGGTCTGCAGTCGGTGGGCTACTCGCTCAACATCCTCACCCTCGGCGCCCTCACGATCGCCATCGGCCGGGTCGTCGACGACTCCATCGTGGTGATCGAGAACATCAAGCGCCACCTGGTCTGGGGCGCCGACCGCGCCGAGACCATCGTGCGCGCCGTGCGCGAGGTGGCCGGAGCGATCACGGCCTCCACCATCACCACCGTCACGGTGTTCCTGCCGATCTCGTTCGTCGGCGGCTCCACCGGCGAGCTCTTCCGCCCGTTCGCGCTCACCGTCACCATCGCGCTGCTCGCGTCCCTGCTCGTGGCCCTCACCATCGTTCCCGTGCTGGCCTACTGGTTCCTGCGCGCGCCCAAGCCCGCCGCCGAGGTGACCGCCGCCGACATGGCTCCTGCCGAGGTGCCCGCGGTCGAGGAAACGGCTGGCGCCGCCGAGGCACTGCCCGCGGGATCCGCCGCCGCAGCGCCCACCGGGACCGCGCCGCTGACCCGCAACCGGCATGCCGCGCCGGATGCCGATGGGTTCGACGAGCGCGACGCGCGCGAGCAGCCCAGCCGGCTGCAAAAGGGCTACCTGCCCATCATCCGCTGGACCCTCAAGCACTACGTGGCCACGCTCACGCTCGCGGCTCTGGTGCTTGTCGGCACGCTCGCGCTGCTGCCGTTCATGAAGGTCAACTTCCTCGGCTCCACCGGCCAGTCCACCTTCCAGGTCACCCAGGAGCTTCCGGTAGGCACCAGCCTGGACGCCCAGGATGCGGCGTCCACCGCCGTTGAGGATTCAATTCGCGCGACCGACGGCGTCAGCATCGTGCAGGTGTCCATCGGCGGCGGCAGCGCTTTCGCCGCTTTCGCCGGTGGTGGCTCGTCGTCGAGCACCGTCACCTACTCGGTCACCACCGCCGACTCCGCCGACGCGGACGCGGTGCAGGCCGAGGTCCGTGACCAGCTCGACGGAATCACCGACGCGGGCGCGATCACGGTCTCGGCGGGCGGCGGCTTCGGCGGTTCCTCCGACATCGAGATCGAGATCACGGCCGCCTCCGGAGCCGACCTCCAGACGGCGTCAGACGACATCCTCGCCGCCGTCGGCGACCTCGACTCCGTCACCCAGGTGAGCAGCAACCTGGCCGCATCGCGCCCCTATATCGCCGTGACCATCGATCGCACCGCGGCCGCCGCGGCCGGGCTCAGCGAGCTCGCCCTGGGCACCCTGGTGTCGCAGGCGATGCAGCCGAGCAGCATCGGCTCCATCACGATCGACGAAGCCAGCCTGTCGGTGTACCTGCAGTCAGCCTCGTCCCCGGCCAGCACGGCCGAGCTCGCGGCCCTGCCGATTCCCACCCTCTCCGGCACGGTCGCGCTGGACACCCTGGCCACGGTGGAGCAGGTCGACGGACCGTCGACACTCACCACCACCAAGGGCCTCCGCACGGCGACGGTCGCGGCCACGCCGAACAGCGACGACCTCGGCACCGCGACGGCCCAGGTGACGGCGGCGCTGGCCGACACCGAGCTGCCCACGGGCGCCACGGCGTCTCTCGGCGGGGTCTCGGCCGACCAGACCGAGGCCTTCCAGCAGCTCGGCATCGCGATGCTCGTCGCCATCCTGATCGTCTACATCGTCATGGTCGCCACGTTCAGGTCGCTGTTGCAGCCGCTGCTGCTTCTCGTCTCGGTGCCGTTCGCGGCCACCGGTGCCATCGCGCTGCAGGTGATCACCGGCATCCCGCTCGGTGTGGCATCGCTCATCGGGGTGTTGATGCTCATCGGCATCGTCGTGACCAACGCCATCGTGCTCGTCGACCTGGTCAACCAGTACCGGCGCCGGGGACAGTCCGTCTTCGACGCCCTGATGCACGGCGCGTCTCGCCGGTTGCGCCCGATCCTGATGACCGCGCTGGCCACGATCTTCGCGTTGCTGCCCATGGCTGTCGGTCTCACCGGGCACGGTGGGTTCATCTCCCAGCCGCTGGCCCTGGTGGTCATCGGCGGCCTCGTCTCGTCGACGGTGCTCACCCTGGTGGTGCTTCCCGTGTTGTATCTGGTGGTGGAGGGCGGCCGGGACCGCCGCCGCTTGCGCCGCGCCGCTCGCTGA
- a CDS encoding PLP-dependent aminotransferase family protein yields the protein MSPNQLTARALETLLGEWRTRGTAYGALADRIRLLTLDGRIPTDSRLPAERDLGARLGLSRTTVTAAYRELREAGFLHSVQGSGSMTRLPGAPAGTDAPGATAVLDLGQAVLPAWPGLAEVAVLAAADLPRHLTGSGFDPLGIPELRRAIADRYRARGLPTEPEQIMVTVGAQHAIALLARVLINRGDRVLIETPTYPHAYEALRAAGGRLMPVSVTAALPGADAGWDESALLQTLERSNPVLGYLMPDFQNPTGQTMPLAQRERVLAAAARQGTVLINDETIGELDIDRVGEFPPFAASADPARPDLAVTVGSVGKTVWGGLRVGWIRADPGLIRKLAAARLANDLGTPVLEQLIVTRLLQELPGILESRRTLLRAGRDRLVAGLAERFPEWQVPHVDGGITLWVNLGRPVSSQLALAARAQGLLLPAGPRFGIDGAFERFLRIPFCYGPDEMPRALDALALAWESLLRHPLPDTGYLADVV from the coding sequence ATGTCGCCGAACCAGCTGACCGCCCGCGCCCTCGAGACGCTCCTGGGGGAGTGGCGCACCCGCGGCACCGCCTACGGGGCGCTGGCCGACCGCATCCGCCTACTCACCCTCGACGGCCGCATCCCCACCGACAGCCGGCTGCCCGCCGAACGTGACCTCGGCGCCCGGCTCGGGCTCAGCCGCACCACGGTCACGGCCGCGTACCGCGAGCTGCGCGAAGCGGGCTTCCTGCACAGCGTGCAGGGCTCCGGCAGTATGACCCGTCTGCCGGGCGCGCCGGCCGGCACGGATGCGCCTGGCGCGACCGCCGTGCTCGACCTCGGCCAGGCCGTGTTGCCGGCCTGGCCCGGGCTGGCCGAGGTGGCTGTGCTCGCCGCGGCCGACCTGCCCAGGCACCTCACCGGTTCGGGGTTCGACCCGCTGGGCATCCCCGAGCTGCGCCGGGCGATCGCCGACCGCTACCGGGCCAGGGGCCTGCCCACCGAGCCCGAGCAGATCATGGTGACCGTCGGCGCCCAGCACGCGATCGCCCTGCTGGCCCGGGTGCTGATCAATCGCGGCGACAGGGTGCTCATCGAGACGCCCACCTACCCGCACGCCTACGAGGCATTGCGGGCGGCGGGCGGCCGGCTGATGCCCGTGTCGGTGACCGCCGCGCTGCCCGGCGCCGACGCCGGCTGGGACGAGTCCGCGCTGCTGCAGACCCTGGAGCGCAGCAATCCGGTGCTCGGCTACCTGATGCCGGACTTCCAGAACCCCACCGGGCAGACCATGCCGCTGGCGCAGCGCGAACGGGTACTGGCCGCAGCGGCCCGGCAGGGCACGGTTCTGATCAACGACGAGACCATCGGCGAGCTCGACATCGACCGGGTCGGGGAGTTCCCGCCGTTCGCGGCGTCGGCCGACCCGGCTAGACCCGACCTCGCCGTCACGGTCGGATCCGTCGGCAAGACGGTCTGGGGCGGCCTGCGGGTGGGCTGGATCCGCGCCGACCCCGGCCTCATCCGCAAGCTCGCGGCCGCCCGGCTGGCCAACGACCTGGGCACCCCGGTGCTCGAGCAGCTCATAGTCACCCGCCTGCTGCAGGAACTGCCCGGCATCCTCGAGTCCCGCCGGACGCTGCTCCGCGCCGGCCGTGACCGCCTCGTCGCCGGCCTCGCCGAGCGATTCCCCGAGTGGCAGGTGCCGCACGTGGACGGCGGCATCACCCTCTGGGTCAACCTCGGCCGCCCGGTCAGCTCCCAGCTCGCCCTGGCCGCCCGCGCCCAGGGTCTGTTGCTGCCAGCCGGCCCGCGGTTCGGCATCGACGGGGCCTTCGAGAGATTCCTGCGCATCCCCTTCTGTTACGGACCGGACGAGATGCCCCGCGCCCTCGATGCCCTCGCCCTGGCCTGGGAGTCGCTGCTGCGGCATCCGTTGCCCGACACCGGCTATCTCGCCGACGTCGTGTAA
- a CDS encoding HNH endonuclease signature motif containing protein, which produces MSTIADPFTSGPVLSSTGPGVVAAADSLMAAVSAVDKLGSCSADYDALSDAELLAGQRDLARLRGLVETRSVWLAKTLAHRSRRELGQEGLAARQGFLSPDELIQEMTGSTRQDARKLVDVGRMLGDAEAAQEAQAARAAQAEDESAIAPGLFDEFTPLEEPVALPWHAPISDAVSTGALSVAAAHAIRTGLGDIDSVVTGQTLADAVRTLLEESRRMNVDALLKRSRRMRDSLDEAGIAIREQKAWDDRYLRVWKTPAGQVHIHGLFPPEQGEFIVSVYDSLTGPRRGGVRFVDPDRAAWAKAVQDDPRSTEQIAADTFIDLLKAGAEVNPNRMLGGRTPAVRVLTTEPDQRPVRRPAPAPVAASAPEPDDILVAIPDGTGHGYIEGNPAPVSKESIDRLICTSGTVEVVFDTDGQPLNLGREERIFSQAQRLALAARDGGCRWGTCDRPPSQTEAHHLEHWARDHGHTDIRLGILLCPPHHRLLHAQGWQIFEHHGRYWSRPPASVDPGQVLIELRSNSPTAPR; this is translated from the coding sequence ATGTCCACCATCGCAGATCCCTTCACCTCCGGCCCGGTGCTTTCCAGCACCGGGCCCGGTGTGGTCGCGGCTGCGGATTCCCTGATGGCGGCGGTTTCCGCGGTCGACAAATTGGGCTCGTGCAGTGCAGACTACGACGCGCTGAGCGATGCGGAACTACTGGCCGGGCAACGGGATCTGGCGCGGTTGCGGGGCCTGGTGGAGACCCGGTCGGTGTGGCTGGCGAAGACCCTCGCGCACCGGTCGAGGCGGGAGCTGGGCCAGGAGGGCTTGGCAGCCCGGCAGGGTTTCCTCTCGCCGGATGAGTTGATTCAGGAGATGACCGGGTCGACCCGGCAGGATGCCCGCAAGCTCGTGGACGTGGGCCGGATGCTCGGCGATGCCGAGGCCGCGCAGGAAGCGCAGGCCGCGCGCGCGGCCCAGGCGGAGGACGAATCGGCCATCGCACCGGGTCTGTTCGATGAATTCACGCCGCTCGAGGAGCCGGTGGCCCTGCCGTGGCACGCACCGATCTCCGACGCCGTGAGCACCGGGGCCCTCTCGGTCGCGGCCGCGCACGCGATCCGAACCGGCCTGGGCGACATCGATTCCGTCGTCACCGGCCAGACCCTCGCCGACGCAGTGCGCACACTCCTGGAGGAGTCCCGGCGGATGAACGTGGACGCGCTGCTCAAGCGCTCCCGGCGGATGCGGGACTCACTCGACGAGGCCGGCATCGCCATCCGGGAGCAGAAGGCCTGGGACGACCGCTACCTGCGGGTCTGGAAGACCCCGGCCGGGCAGGTGCACATCCACGGCTTGTTCCCACCGGAGCAGGGCGAGTTCATCGTGTCGGTGTACGACAGCCTCACCGGCCCCCGCCGCGGCGGCGTGAGATTCGTCGACCCGGACCGGGCCGCGTGGGCCAAGGCCGTGCAGGACGACCCGCGCAGCACCGAACAGATCGCCGCCGACACCTTCATCGACCTCCTCAAGGCCGGCGCCGAGGTCAACCCCAACCGGATGCTCGGCGGCCGCACCCCCGCCGTGCGGGTGCTGACCACTGAACCCGACCAGCGCCCCGTCAGGCGCCCCGCGCCCGCACCCGTAGCAGCGAGTGCGCCGGAACCAGACGACATCCTCGTGGCGATCCCCGACGGCACCGGCCACGGCTACATCGAAGGCAACCCGGCGCCGGTGTCAAAGGAGAGCATCGACCGATTGATCTGCACCTCAGGCACGGTCGAGGTCGTCTTCGACACCGACGGCCAGCCGCTGAACCTGGGCCGGGAGGAGCGAATCTTCAGCCAGGCGCAACGGCTGGCCCTGGCCGCGCGCGACGGCGGCTGCAGGTGGGGCACCTGCGACCGGCCGCCCTCCCAAACCGAAGCCCATCACCTCGAACACTGGGCCCGCGACCACGGTCATACCGACATCCGCCTGGGCATCCTGCTCTGTCCACCACACCACCGCCTCCTGCACGCCCAGGGCTGGCAGATCTTCGAACATCACGGCCGATACTGGTCGCGGCCACCGGCATCCGTCGACCCCGGCCAGGTACTCATCGAACTACGCAGCAACAGCCCCACCGCACCCAGATAA
- a CDS encoding MerR family transcriptional regulator, giving the protein MDRSIQDVARLAGTTSRTLRHYDAEGLLAPSRVAPNGYRYYDDRALVRLQRILLLRELGLGLPVIREVLDREVDETTALRAHLGWLEQEQLRLQRQIGSVRTTISTLEGEGELMADTMFDGFDHTHYKEEVARRWGAGAYATGDSWWRGKTAAERTEWQAASAALQAEWADAAVRHLDPAGDDAQKLASRQVEWLDAIPGIPRAGGRPAADYVRGLGELYVADDRFSAHYGGPAGATFVRDVLAVYAARHL; this is encoded by the coding sequence ATGGACCGCTCCATCCAGGACGTCGCCCGGCTGGCCGGAACGACCAGCCGCACCCTGCGCCACTACGACGCCGAGGGACTGCTCGCACCCAGCCGGGTCGCACCGAACGGCTACCGCTACTACGACGACCGGGCGCTCGTACGGCTGCAACGAATTCTGTTGCTGCGCGAGCTCGGCCTCGGCCTCCCCGTGATTCGCGAGGTGCTCGACCGCGAGGTCGACGAGACCACGGCCCTGCGGGCCCACCTGGGCTGGCTCGAACAGGAACAGCTGCGATTGCAGCGCCAGATTGGGTCGGTGCGCACCACCATCAGCACGTTAGAAGGAGAGGGAGAGCTCATGGCAGACACAATGTTCGACGGCTTCGACCACACGCACTATAAAGAGGAAGTCGCCCGGCGCTGGGGCGCCGGCGCCTACGCGACCGGCGACAGCTGGTGGCGCGGCAAGACCGCCGCCGAGCGAACCGAGTGGCAGGCGGCATCGGCTGCGCTGCAGGCCGAGTGGGCGGATGCCGCCGTCCGGCACCTCGATCCGGCCGGCGACGACGCGCAAAAGCTGGCCAGCCGGCAGGTGGAGTGGCTCGACGCGATCCCCGGCATCCCGCGCGCCGGCGGGCGCCCGGCCGCCGACTATGTGCGCGGCCTCGGCGAATTGTACGTGGCCGACGACAGGTTCTCGGCCCACTACGGCGGCCCGGCCGGCGCCACCTTTGTGCGCGACGTCCTGGCGGTCTACGCCGCCCGCCACCTCTAA